CGACGCATCGTTGGCTCGCGATCCGCCGGATCGTTTGCGATGTCGAATACATCCGCAATTTCTCGCTGATACTCGATATCAAGATCGTTATCCGCACCATTATTAGCGAACTGCGAGGCGGCACGGGCTTCTAAAGCATGTCGCGCAAAAGTGCGCAGCAGTTTTGCGATAACGATATGCGCAAACAGAAAGAGCTGAAGCGTGGGAAGCGAATCTGAAGGATCGTGACACGCTTTAAGCAGCGTATATTGGGCGAAATTTGAAAAGCCGCGTGTCAGAAGTGACATGCGGCTTTTCTTTGTGGAGAAGTCTTAAATATCCAGATCGGCAGGTCAGCTCTTGTACGTCATGTACCACTCCACAAACCTGCGCACGCCGTTCTCGACGGTGATGGCGGGCGTGAAGCTGGTGAGTGCTTTGAGCAGGTCCGGGGAGGCAAAGGTGCGGGGAACGTCCCCCTGCTGCATCGGCAACATGTTGCGTATAGCAGACTTTCCAACGGCCTGCTCGACGATCTCGACGAAGGTCATCAGCTCGACCGGTTCGCCGCCGCCGATATTGACCACCCGGAATGGCGCGTGTTTCGACAGCGTGTCTGTGACGCCTGGCGCGGTCACGCGATTTGCCTCGGCCGGCGCATTTGCCGAGAGCCTGATGATCCCCTCGACAATGTCGTCGATATAGGTGAAATCGCGGCTCATCTTGCCTTCGCCATAGATGTCGATCGGCTGGTCCTTGAGGATCGCATCGACGAACTTGAACAATGCCATGTCAGGCCGGCCCCAGGGGCCGTAGACGGTAAAGAAGCGAAAGGCCGTCGTCGGCACCTTGTAGAGATGCGCGTAGGAATGCGCCATCAGCTCGCTGGATTTCTTGGTCGCCGCGTAGAGCGTCATCGGCTCGTCGGCCCGGTCGCTTTCGCTGAAGGGTATTTTTTCGTTGGCGCCATAGACGGAGGATGTCGAGGCAAGCAGCAGGTGCCGCGGCGCGACCTGCTTGGCGAGCTCCAGCATGTTCC
This genomic stretch from Pararhizobium capsulatum DSM 1112 harbors:
- a CDS encoding NAD-dependent epimerase, which encodes MRYLITGTAGFIGFHLAKRLLDEGHFVVGFDGMTPYYDVSLKEKRHAILARSNGFKPVIGMLEDADALKRAAEIAEPEIIIHLAAQAGVRYSLENPKAYVDANLVGSWNMLELAKQVAPRHLLLASTSSVYGANEKIPFSESDRADEPMTLYAATKKSSELMAHSYAHLYKVPTTAFRFFTVYGPWGRPDMALFKFVDAILKDQPIDIYGEGKMSRDFTYIDDIVEGIIRLSANAPAEANRVTAPGVTDTLSKHAPFRVVNIGGGEPVELMTFVEIVEQAVGKSAIRNMLPMQQGDVPRTFASPDLLKALTSFTPAITVENGVRRFVEWYMTYKS